One bacterium DNA segment encodes these proteins:
- a CDS encoding prepilin peptidase, translated as MAVSQNLFPQDLTLQFLNLPAGFLPVVFFLFGACIGSFLNVCIFRLPRNESIVFPASHCPACNTKLKSADNVPIFSFLFLRGKCRYCQTAISWQYPIVELTTGILFALAVIRFGLQWNTFIALVLIPVSLVVSVIDLKVQIIPNVISLPGIGLGLAASLLPGSPLTFFNALSGMLIGGGLFYLVAVISKGGMGGGDIKLIAMFGAFLGWQKCLLTIFLGVLLGSIVGIALMLLKRKGRKDPIPFGPFLCIGALISLFYGQAMINWYLHLTIGKAGFW; from the coding sequence ATGGCTGTGTCCCAGAATTTGTTTCCCCAGGATTTGACCCTGCAATTTCTCAACCTGCCCGCCGGCTTTCTTCCGGTGGTTTTTTTTCTCTTCGGGGCGTGCATCGGAAGCTTTCTGAATGTCTGCATCTTTCGCCTTCCCCGGAATGAATCGATTGTTTTCCCGGCCTCCCACTGTCCAGCCTGCAATACCAAATTGAAGTCTGCAGATAATGTCCCAATCTTCAGTTTCCTGTTTCTCCGGGGGAAGTGCCGCTATTGTCAGACCGCAATCTCCTGGCAGTATCCTATTGTGGAACTGACCACCGGAATTCTGTTTGCCCTGGCTGTCATCCGCTTTGGCTTGCAGTGGAATACATTTATTGCTCTTGTCCTGATTCCGGTCAGTCTGGTGGTTTCGGTTATCGATCTCAAGGTTCAGATCATCCCCAACGTCATCTCCCTGCCGGGAATCGGTCTTGGCCTGGCAGCCAGTCTCCTGCCGGGCTCACCCCTGACCTTTTTCAATGCCCTGTCGGGCATGCTGATCGGGGGAGGGCTCTTTTACCTGGTGGCGGTGATTAGTAAAGGAGGGATGGGGGGAGGAGATATCAAACTCATTGCCATGTTCGGGGCTTTTTTGGGCTGGCAAAAATGCCTGCTGACCATTTTCCTGGGCGTTTTACTGGGATCAATAGTCGGTATCGCTCTCATGCTGCTCAAGCGCAAAGGCCGGAAAGATCCGATTCCCTTTGGCCCGTTCTTGTGCATCGGCGCTCTGATCAGCCTCTTCTACGGCCAGGCCATGATCAACTGGTACCTTCATCTTACCATAGGGAAGGCGGGCTTTTGGTAA
- a CDS encoding nucleotidyltransferase domain-containing protein encodes MIKRNLYLPPLVHEQLVRLLSAQSAVERVVLFGSRARGDAEERSDIDLSIEAPGALQRQWLEILFRLEEIDTLLPIHAVRWEEASDVLKRRIQVEGRVLYERSTSSPKRS; translated from the coding sequence ATGATAAAAAGAAACCTCTATCTGCCTCCTCTGGTGCACGAGCAGCTCGTGCGCTTGTTATCGGCGCAGTCTGCTGTAGAGAGAGTCGTTCTGTTCGGCTCCCGCGCCCGTGGGGATGCAGAGGAGCGCTCGGACATTGATCTTTCGATTGAGGCACCGGGTGCTTTGCAGCGGCAGTGGCTGGAAATCCTCTTTCGTCTGGAGGAAATCGACACCCTGCTGCCCATTCATGCAGTTCGATGGGAAGAGGCATCCGATGTATTGAAGCGACGGATACAGGTGGAGGGAAGGGTATTGTATGAACGATCCACAAGCAGTCCAAAGCGTTCGTAA
- a CDS encoding nucleotidyltransferase substrate binding protein: MNDPQAVQSVRNLGNALQRLREALQEPEGNSLAVDGTIQRFEFVIELYWKMLKRLLASEGIETYTPRESLQRAFQANWLSDETAWLQMLRDRNETSHIYDEATARRIYGHIRDYFPEMERTYQFLCHRFGVQQ, encoded by the coding sequence ATGAACGATCCACAAGCAGTCCAAAGCGTTCGTAACCTCGGAAACGCCCTGCAACGGCTCAGGGAAGCGCTTCAGGAGCCTGAAGGTAACAGCCTGGCTGTCGATGGCACTATTCAGCGCTTTGAGTTCGTAATCGAGCTGTATTGGAAGATGCTCAAGCGCCTTTTAGCTTCGGAAGGGATTGAAACCTATACTCCGAGAGAGTCTCTCCAGCGTGCATTTCAGGCTAACTGGCTTTCGGATGAAACAGCCTGGCTGCAAATGCTGAGAGACCGGAATGAAACCTCCCATATCTACGATGAGGCAACGGCAAGACGAATTTATGGCCACATCAGAGATTACTTCCCGGAGATGGAACGAACATATCAATTCCTCTGCCACCGCTTCGGCGTCCAGCAATGA